In one Candidatus Absconditicoccus praedator genomic region, the following are encoded:
- a CDS encoding nucleotide pyrophosphohydrolase, whose protein sequence is MEEIIKQLREFRDQRDWKQFHNPKDLANAISIETAELMEHFLWKTQEESYEKVKNNPKIAEEVADIMIFLIYFAETSGIDIEKAVKDKIEKNNKKYSVEKSKGKSNKYTEL, encoded by the coding sequence ATGGAAGAAATAATCAAACAACTTAGAGAATTTAGAGATCAAAGAGACTGGAAACAATTTCATAACCCCAAAGATTTAGCTAATGCTATAAGTATTGAAACGGCTGAATTAATGGAACATTTCTTATGGAAAACTCAGGAAGAATCTTATGAGAAAGTAAAAAATAATCCCAAAATTGCAGAGGAGGTTGCTGATATTATGATATTTTTGATATATTTTGCTGAAACTTCATGAATTGATATTGAAAAAGCAGTCAAAGATAAAATAGAAAAAAATAATAAAAAATATTCTGTTGAAAAATCAAAATGAAAAAGTAATAAATATACAGAACTTTAA